A genome region from Gadus macrocephalus chromosome 15, ASM3116895v1 includes the following:
- the kif11 gene encoding kinesin-like protein KIF11 isoform X4 produces MSSLKRDERGSNIKVAVRCRPFNAAERKSSPCVVDCEPNRKEVTLKTGGHNDKATRKTYTFDMVFGQSAKQIDVYRGVVCPILDEVIMGYNCTVFAYGQTGTGKTFTMEGERSEGEQFTWEEDPQAGIIPRTLHQIFEKLSENNTEFSVKVSLLEIYNEELFDLLSTSDDITERLQLFDDPRNKRGVVVKGLEEVVVHNKDEVYQILKRGSAKRKTASTLMNAYSSRSHSVFSVTIHMKEVNLDGEELVKIGKLNLVDLAGSENIGRSGAVDKRAREAGNINQSLLTLGRVINALVEKRPHIPYRESKLTRILQDSLGGRTKTSIIATVSPSSSNLEETMSTLEYASRAKNIMNKPEVNQKLTKRTLIKEYTEEIERLKKDLAATREKNGVYLSSESYESMVSRLSLQDEQSGEYAGQISVMEEELRKMTELFEDQRDRLDQFTVDLEQKEQRLEKTTEELEQERFVCSALTSTQENLYNTADQLLSTAQESTHHVSGLHDKLDRKTQVEQHNSGVQQSFSQRMDGVFSSMQSSIALQSGRQQSMFSSYSQAVEKSLSINQAALSQAQVAMETLVGGVRQVMSEGAAQSEGRRRQQEALCLQNRDESLERLEERQRDVEEVLQVHVLLGLSALQDLGSSLSKSMEGQRELVQKVEAMQKSGEMLRGFLLQEIEDLKEASALGIGAMQAELHKHQEDIRQAQEEHLEWVQKRYLKLLQSSSSLEKPMENHRTDLLQRSSRVSERTSYQMDLLSSSCRSVSSSLVLLGQEGLQALEEVKGGVSSMQKSTAGLLERDSAWTSRAAERVGSQAQEELALQGQTSAAVKALQQGVDDHCSKVLQESGQLEQHRQQANEMARETQERVSMDRAGLEKQREELQNHMDTGRQLVHNFLQEELRQDVPTGSTPQRREFVFPLKVQRLRSRGELLEGLRNQQEALRSALKKEEEEEQEQGGPASMDSLEGEQMSESIVSESSYVDENVCCKDGGIPFFKKKEGRKAGKKVKERERPATPRQSRLPLHPHN; encoded by the exons ATGTCGAGTCTGAAGAGAGATGAGCGGGGCAGCAACATCAAGGTGGCGGTACGGTGCAG ACCGTTCAACGCCGCTGAGAGGAAGAGCTCTCCCTGCGTGGTGGACTGTGAGCCCAACAGGAAGGAGGTGACCCTGAAGACCGGGGGGCACAACGACAAGGCAACCAGGAAGACCTACACCTTTGACATG gtGTTTGGCCAGTCGGCGAAGCAGATTGACGTTTACCGGGGCGTGGTCTGCCCCATCCTGGACGAGGTCATCATGGGATACAACTGCACCGTGTTCGC GTATGGTCAGACTGGGACAGGGAAGACCTTCaccatggagggagagaggagcgaaGGAGAGCAGTTCACCTGGGAGGAG GACCCCCAAGCGGGCATCATCCCCAGGACCCTGCATCAGATTTTTGAGAAGCTCTCTGAGAACAACACCGAGTTCTCCGTCAAGGTGTCTCTGCTTGAGATCTACAACGAGGAGCTGTTTGACCTGCTCAGTACCAGCGATGACATCACAGAACGCCTGCAGCTGTTCGACGACCCCCGCAACAAG cggggggtggtggtgaaaggcctggaggaggtggtggtccaCAACAAGGACGAGGTCTACCAGATCCTCAAGAGGGGGTCGGCCAAGAGGAAGACGGCCTCCACCCTCATGAACGCCTACTCCAG TCGCTCCCACTCTGTGTTCTCCGTCACCATCCACATGAAGGAGGTGAACCTGGACggggaggagctggtgaagATCGGCAAGCTCAACCTG GTGGACCTGGCCGGCAGCGAGAACATCGGGCGTTCGGGAGCGGTGGacaagagagccagagaggcgGGAAACATTAACCAATCACTGCTGACGCTGGGCCGCGTCATCAACGCTCTGGTGGAGAAACGTCCCCACATACCCTACAG GGAGTCCAAGCTGACCCGCATCCTGCAGGACTCGCTGGGCGGCCGCACCAAGACCTCAATCATCGCCACCGTGTCGCCCTCCTCCAGCAACCTGGAG GAGACCATGAGCACCCTGGAGTACGCCAGCCGGGCCAAGAACATCATGAACAAACCGGAGGTCAACCAGAAGCTCACCAAACGCACCCTCATCAAG GAGTACACAGAAGAGATTGAGCGTCTGAAGAAAGACCTCGCCGCCACGCGGGAGAAGAACGGAGTGTACCTTTCCTCTGAGAGCTACGA GAGCATGGTGTCCCGTCTCTCGCTGCAGGACGAGCAGAGTGGGGAGTACGCTGGACAGATCTCTGTCATGGAGGAGGAGCTCCGCAAG aTGACGGAGCTGTTTGAGGACCAGCGGGACCGTCTGGACCAGTTCACTGTGGATCTTGAGCAGAAGGAGCAGAG GCTGGAGAAGACCacggaggagctggagcaggagaggTTTGTCTGCAGTGCGCTCACCTCCACCCAGGAAAACCTCTACAACACAGCAGACCAG CTGCTGTCGACGGCTCAGGAGAGCACCCACCACGTCTCCGGCCTTCATGACAAACTGGACCGCAAGACCCAG GTGGAGCAGCACAACAGTGGCGTGCAGCAGAGCTTCTCCCAGCGGATGGACGGAGTGTTCAGCTCCATGCAGAGCAGCATCGCCCTGCAGAGCGGCAGGCAGCAGAGCATGTTCAGCAGCTACAGCCAGGCCGTTG AGAAGTCTCTCTCCATCAACCAGGCGGCTCTGAGCCAGGCCCAGGTCGCCATGGAGACGCTGGTGGGCGGAGTCCGGCAGGTGATGTCAGAAGGCGCGGCCCAGAGCGAGGGGAGGCGCCGTCAGCAGGAGGCGCTGTGTTTGCAGAACAGGGACGAGTCCCTGGAGCGTCTG GAGGAGCGCCAGCGCGACgtggaggaggtgctgcaggTGCACGTGCTGCTGGGTCTGTCGGCGCTCCAGGACCTGGGCTCCTCCCTCAGCAAGAGCATGGAGGGTCAGAGGGAGCTGGTCCAAAAG gtggAGGCCATGCAGAAGAGTGGGGAGATGCTGCGGGGTTTCCTGCTGCAAGAGATTGAGGACCTGAAGGAGGCCAGCGCGCTGGGCATCGGCGCCATGCAGGCGGAGCTCCACAAACACCAGGAGGACATCCGCCAGGCGCAGGAGGAGCACctggag tgGGTTCAGAAACGCTACCTGAAGCTGctccagtcctcctcctccctggagaAGCCCATGGAGAACCACCGCACCGACCTACTACa gaggtcCAGCAGAGTGTCGGAGCGTACCTCCTACCAGAtggacctcctctcctcctcctgtcgctCCGTGTCTTCGTCCCTGGTCCTCCTCGGCCAGGAGGGCCTGCAGGctctggaggaggtgaaggggggcgTTTCCTCCATGCAGAAGTCCACCGCAG gTCTGTTGGAGCGGGACTCAGCCTGGACCTCCAGGGCCGCCGAGCGAGTCGGCTCTCAGGCCCAGGAGGAGCTGGCCCTCCAGGGCCAGACCTCAGCCGCCGTCAAGGCCCTGCAGCAG GGTGTGGACGACCACTGCTCCAAGGTCCTCCAGGAGTCCGGACAGCTGGAGCAACACCGGCAGCAAGCCAATGAAATGGCCCGAGAAACCCAGGAGCGTGTTTCCATGGACCGGGCAGGGCTAgagaagcagagggaggagcTACAGAACCACATGGACACCGGACGCCAGCTGGTGCACAACTTCCTGCAGGAGGAGCTACGACAGGATGTTCCTACAG gcTCCACCCCCCAGAGGAGGGAGTTCGTGTTCCCCCTGAAGGTGCAACGgctgaggagcagaggggagctCCTGGAGGGGCTGAGGAACCAGCAGGAGGCGCTGCGGAGCGCcctgaagaaggaggaggaggaggagcaggagcagggagGCCCGGCCAGCATG GACTCTCTGGAGGGTGAGCAGATGTCCGAGAGCATCGTCAGCGAGAGTTCGTACGTCGACGAGAACGTTTGCTGCAAGGACGGAGGGATCCCCTTCTTCAAG AAGAAGGAGGGCCGGAAGGCAGGGAAGAAGGTGAAGGAGCGCGAGCGTCCCGCTACGCCCAGGCAGTCCAGACTCCCGCTCCACCCCCACAACTGA
- the kif11 gene encoding kinesin-like protein KIF11 isoform X1, producing MSSLKRDERGSNIKVAVRCRPFNAAERKSSPCVVDCEPNRKEVTLKTGGHNDKATRKTYTFDMVFGQSAKQIDVYRGVVCPILDEVIMGYNCTVFAYGQTGTGKTFTMEGERSEGEQFTWEEDPQAGIIPRTLHQIFEKLSENNTEFSVKVSLLEIYNEELFDLLSTSDDITERLQLFDDPRNKVRGVVVKGLEEVVVHNKDEVYQILKRGSAKRKTASTLMNAYSSRSHSVFSVTIHMKEVNLDGEELVKIGKLNLVDLAGSENIGRSGAVDKRAREAGNINQSLLTLGRVINALVEKRPHIPYRESKLTRILQDSLGGRTKTSIIATVSPSSSNLEETMSTLEYASRAKNIMNKPEVNQKLTKRTLIKEYTEEIERLKKDLAATREKNGVYLSSESYESMVSRLSLQDEQSGEYAGQISVMEEELRKMTELFEDQRDRLDQFTVDLEQKEQRLEKTTEELEQERFVCSALTSTQENLYNTADQLLSTAQESTHHVSGLHDKLDRKTQVEQHNSGVQQSFSQRMDGVFSSMQSSIALQSGRQQSMFSSYSQAVEKSLSINQAALSQAQVAMETLVGGVRQVMSEGAAQSEGRRRQQEALCLQNRDESLERLEERQRDVEEVLQVHVLLGLSALQDLGSSLSKSMEGQRELVQKVEAMQKSGEMLRGFLLQEIEDLKEASALGIGAMQAELHKHQEDIRQAQEEHLEWVQKRYLKLLQSSSSLEKPMENHRTDLLQRSSRVSERTSYQMDLLSSSCRSVSSSLVLLGQEGLQALEEVKGGVSSMQKSTAGLLERDSAWTSRAAERVGSQAQEELALQGQTSAAVKALQQGVDDHCSKVLQESGQLEQHRQQANEMARETQERVSMDRAGLEKQREELQNHMDTGRQLVHNFLQEELRQDVPTGSTPQRREFVFPLKVQRLRSRGELLEGLRNQQEALRSALKKEEEEEQEQGGPASMDSLEGEQMSESIVSESSYVDENVCCKDGGIPFFKQKKEGRKAGKKVKERERPATPRQSRLPLHPHN from the exons ATGTCGAGTCTGAAGAGAGATGAGCGGGGCAGCAACATCAAGGTGGCGGTACGGTGCAG ACCGTTCAACGCCGCTGAGAGGAAGAGCTCTCCCTGCGTGGTGGACTGTGAGCCCAACAGGAAGGAGGTGACCCTGAAGACCGGGGGGCACAACGACAAGGCAACCAGGAAGACCTACACCTTTGACATG gtGTTTGGCCAGTCGGCGAAGCAGATTGACGTTTACCGGGGCGTGGTCTGCCCCATCCTGGACGAGGTCATCATGGGATACAACTGCACCGTGTTCGC GTATGGTCAGACTGGGACAGGGAAGACCTTCaccatggagggagagaggagcgaaGGAGAGCAGTTCACCTGGGAGGAG GACCCCCAAGCGGGCATCATCCCCAGGACCCTGCATCAGATTTTTGAGAAGCTCTCTGAGAACAACACCGAGTTCTCCGTCAAGGTGTCTCTGCTTGAGATCTACAACGAGGAGCTGTTTGACCTGCTCAGTACCAGCGATGACATCACAGAACGCCTGCAGCTGTTCGACGACCCCCGCAACAAGGTG cggggggtggtggtgaaaggcctggaggaggtggtggtccaCAACAAGGACGAGGTCTACCAGATCCTCAAGAGGGGGTCGGCCAAGAGGAAGACGGCCTCCACCCTCATGAACGCCTACTCCAG TCGCTCCCACTCTGTGTTCTCCGTCACCATCCACATGAAGGAGGTGAACCTGGACggggaggagctggtgaagATCGGCAAGCTCAACCTG GTGGACCTGGCCGGCAGCGAGAACATCGGGCGTTCGGGAGCGGTGGacaagagagccagagaggcgGGAAACATTAACCAATCACTGCTGACGCTGGGCCGCGTCATCAACGCTCTGGTGGAGAAACGTCCCCACATACCCTACAG GGAGTCCAAGCTGACCCGCATCCTGCAGGACTCGCTGGGCGGCCGCACCAAGACCTCAATCATCGCCACCGTGTCGCCCTCCTCCAGCAACCTGGAG GAGACCATGAGCACCCTGGAGTACGCCAGCCGGGCCAAGAACATCATGAACAAACCGGAGGTCAACCAGAAGCTCACCAAACGCACCCTCATCAAG GAGTACACAGAAGAGATTGAGCGTCTGAAGAAAGACCTCGCCGCCACGCGGGAGAAGAACGGAGTGTACCTTTCCTCTGAGAGCTACGA GAGCATGGTGTCCCGTCTCTCGCTGCAGGACGAGCAGAGTGGGGAGTACGCTGGACAGATCTCTGTCATGGAGGAGGAGCTCCGCAAG aTGACGGAGCTGTTTGAGGACCAGCGGGACCGTCTGGACCAGTTCACTGTGGATCTTGAGCAGAAGGAGCAGAG GCTGGAGAAGACCacggaggagctggagcaggagaggTTTGTCTGCAGTGCGCTCACCTCCACCCAGGAAAACCTCTACAACACAGCAGACCAG CTGCTGTCGACGGCTCAGGAGAGCACCCACCACGTCTCCGGCCTTCATGACAAACTGGACCGCAAGACCCAG GTGGAGCAGCACAACAGTGGCGTGCAGCAGAGCTTCTCCCAGCGGATGGACGGAGTGTTCAGCTCCATGCAGAGCAGCATCGCCCTGCAGAGCGGCAGGCAGCAGAGCATGTTCAGCAGCTACAGCCAGGCCGTTG AGAAGTCTCTCTCCATCAACCAGGCGGCTCTGAGCCAGGCCCAGGTCGCCATGGAGACGCTGGTGGGCGGAGTCCGGCAGGTGATGTCAGAAGGCGCGGCCCAGAGCGAGGGGAGGCGCCGTCAGCAGGAGGCGCTGTGTTTGCAGAACAGGGACGAGTCCCTGGAGCGTCTG GAGGAGCGCCAGCGCGACgtggaggaggtgctgcaggTGCACGTGCTGCTGGGTCTGTCGGCGCTCCAGGACCTGGGCTCCTCCCTCAGCAAGAGCATGGAGGGTCAGAGGGAGCTGGTCCAAAAG gtggAGGCCATGCAGAAGAGTGGGGAGATGCTGCGGGGTTTCCTGCTGCAAGAGATTGAGGACCTGAAGGAGGCCAGCGCGCTGGGCATCGGCGCCATGCAGGCGGAGCTCCACAAACACCAGGAGGACATCCGCCAGGCGCAGGAGGAGCACctggag tgGGTTCAGAAACGCTACCTGAAGCTGctccagtcctcctcctccctggagaAGCCCATGGAGAACCACCGCACCGACCTACTACa gaggtcCAGCAGAGTGTCGGAGCGTACCTCCTACCAGAtggacctcctctcctcctcctgtcgctCCGTGTCTTCGTCCCTGGTCCTCCTCGGCCAGGAGGGCCTGCAGGctctggaggaggtgaaggggggcgTTTCCTCCATGCAGAAGTCCACCGCAG gTCTGTTGGAGCGGGACTCAGCCTGGACCTCCAGGGCCGCCGAGCGAGTCGGCTCTCAGGCCCAGGAGGAGCTGGCCCTCCAGGGCCAGACCTCAGCCGCCGTCAAGGCCCTGCAGCAG GGTGTGGACGACCACTGCTCCAAGGTCCTCCAGGAGTCCGGACAGCTGGAGCAACACCGGCAGCAAGCCAATGAAATGGCCCGAGAAACCCAGGAGCGTGTTTCCATGGACCGGGCAGGGCTAgagaagcagagggaggagcTACAGAACCACATGGACACCGGACGCCAGCTGGTGCACAACTTCCTGCAGGAGGAGCTACGACAGGATGTTCCTACAG gcTCCACCCCCCAGAGGAGGGAGTTCGTGTTCCCCCTGAAGGTGCAACGgctgaggagcagaggggagctCCTGGAGGGGCTGAGGAACCAGCAGGAGGCGCTGCGGAGCGCcctgaagaaggaggaggaggaggagcaggagcagggagGCCCGGCCAGCATG GACTCTCTGGAGGGTGAGCAGATGTCCGAGAGCATCGTCAGCGAGAGTTCGTACGTCGACGAGAACGTTTGCTGCAAGGACGGAGGGATCCCCTTCTTCAAG CAGAAGAAGGAGGGCCGGAAGGCAGGGAAGAAGGTGAAGGAGCGCGAGCGTCCCGCTACGCCCAGGCAGTCCAGACTCCCGCTCCACCCCCACAACTGA
- the kif11 gene encoding kinesin-like protein KIF11 isoform X3, whose product MSSLKRDERGSNIKVAVRCRPFNAAERKSSPCVVDCEPNRKEVTLKTGGHNDKATRKTYTFDMVFGQSAKQIDVYRGVVCPILDEVIMGYNCTVFAYGQTGTGKTFTMEGERSEGEQFTWEEDPQAGIIPRTLHQIFEKLSENNTEFSVKVSLLEIYNEELFDLLSTSDDITERLQLFDDPRNKVRGVVVKGLEEVVVHNKDEVYQILKRGSAKRKTASTLMNAYSSRSHSVFSVTIHMKEVNLDGEELVKIGKLNLVDLAGSENIGRSGAVDKRAREAGNINQSLLTLGRVINALVEKRPHIPYRESKLTRILQDSLGGRTKTSIIATVSPSSSNLEETMSTLEYASRAKNIMNKPEVNQKLTKRTLIKEYTEEIERLKKDLAATREKNGVYLSSESYESMVSRLSLQDEQSGEYAGQISVMEEELRKMTELFEDQRDRLDQFTVDLEQKEQRLEKTTEELEQERFVCSALTSTQENLYNTADQLLSTAQESTHHVSGLHDKLDRKTQVEQHNSGVQQSFSQRMDGVFSSMQSSIALQSGRQQSMFSSYSQAVEKSLSINQAALSQAQVAMETLVGGVRQVMSEGAAQSEGRRRQQEALCLQNRDESLERLEERQRDVEEVLQVHVLLGLSALQDLGSSLSKSMEGQRELVQKVEAMQKSGEMLRGFLLQEIEDLKEASALGIGAMQAELHKHQEDIRQAQEEHLEWVQKRYLKLLQSSSSLEKPMENHRTDLLQRSSRVSERTSYQMDLLSSSCRSVSSSLVLLGQEGLQALEEVKGGVSSMQKSTAGLLERDSAWTSRAAERVGSQAQEELALQGQTSAAVKALQQGVDDHCSKVLQESGQLEQHRQQANEMARETQERVSMDRAGLEKQREELQNHMDTGRQLVHNFLQEELRQDVPTGSTPQRREFVFPLKVQRLRSRGELLEGLRNQQEALRSALKKEEEEEQEQGGPASMDSLEGEQMSESIVSESSYVDENVCCKDGGIPFFKKKEGRKAGKKVKERERPATPRQSRLPLHPHN is encoded by the exons ATGTCGAGTCTGAAGAGAGATGAGCGGGGCAGCAACATCAAGGTGGCGGTACGGTGCAG ACCGTTCAACGCCGCTGAGAGGAAGAGCTCTCCCTGCGTGGTGGACTGTGAGCCCAACAGGAAGGAGGTGACCCTGAAGACCGGGGGGCACAACGACAAGGCAACCAGGAAGACCTACACCTTTGACATG gtGTTTGGCCAGTCGGCGAAGCAGATTGACGTTTACCGGGGCGTGGTCTGCCCCATCCTGGACGAGGTCATCATGGGATACAACTGCACCGTGTTCGC GTATGGTCAGACTGGGACAGGGAAGACCTTCaccatggagggagagaggagcgaaGGAGAGCAGTTCACCTGGGAGGAG GACCCCCAAGCGGGCATCATCCCCAGGACCCTGCATCAGATTTTTGAGAAGCTCTCTGAGAACAACACCGAGTTCTCCGTCAAGGTGTCTCTGCTTGAGATCTACAACGAGGAGCTGTTTGACCTGCTCAGTACCAGCGATGACATCACAGAACGCCTGCAGCTGTTCGACGACCCCCGCAACAAGGTG cggggggtggtggtgaaaggcctggaggaggtggtggtccaCAACAAGGACGAGGTCTACCAGATCCTCAAGAGGGGGTCGGCCAAGAGGAAGACGGCCTCCACCCTCATGAACGCCTACTCCAG TCGCTCCCACTCTGTGTTCTCCGTCACCATCCACATGAAGGAGGTGAACCTGGACggggaggagctggtgaagATCGGCAAGCTCAACCTG GTGGACCTGGCCGGCAGCGAGAACATCGGGCGTTCGGGAGCGGTGGacaagagagccagagaggcgGGAAACATTAACCAATCACTGCTGACGCTGGGCCGCGTCATCAACGCTCTGGTGGAGAAACGTCCCCACATACCCTACAG GGAGTCCAAGCTGACCCGCATCCTGCAGGACTCGCTGGGCGGCCGCACCAAGACCTCAATCATCGCCACCGTGTCGCCCTCCTCCAGCAACCTGGAG GAGACCATGAGCACCCTGGAGTACGCCAGCCGGGCCAAGAACATCATGAACAAACCGGAGGTCAACCAGAAGCTCACCAAACGCACCCTCATCAAG GAGTACACAGAAGAGATTGAGCGTCTGAAGAAAGACCTCGCCGCCACGCGGGAGAAGAACGGAGTGTACCTTTCCTCTGAGAGCTACGA GAGCATGGTGTCCCGTCTCTCGCTGCAGGACGAGCAGAGTGGGGAGTACGCTGGACAGATCTCTGTCATGGAGGAGGAGCTCCGCAAG aTGACGGAGCTGTTTGAGGACCAGCGGGACCGTCTGGACCAGTTCACTGTGGATCTTGAGCAGAAGGAGCAGAG GCTGGAGAAGACCacggaggagctggagcaggagaggTTTGTCTGCAGTGCGCTCACCTCCACCCAGGAAAACCTCTACAACACAGCAGACCAG CTGCTGTCGACGGCTCAGGAGAGCACCCACCACGTCTCCGGCCTTCATGACAAACTGGACCGCAAGACCCAG GTGGAGCAGCACAACAGTGGCGTGCAGCAGAGCTTCTCCCAGCGGATGGACGGAGTGTTCAGCTCCATGCAGAGCAGCATCGCCCTGCAGAGCGGCAGGCAGCAGAGCATGTTCAGCAGCTACAGCCAGGCCGTTG AGAAGTCTCTCTCCATCAACCAGGCGGCTCTGAGCCAGGCCCAGGTCGCCATGGAGACGCTGGTGGGCGGAGTCCGGCAGGTGATGTCAGAAGGCGCGGCCCAGAGCGAGGGGAGGCGCCGTCAGCAGGAGGCGCTGTGTTTGCAGAACAGGGACGAGTCCCTGGAGCGTCTG GAGGAGCGCCAGCGCGACgtggaggaggtgctgcaggTGCACGTGCTGCTGGGTCTGTCGGCGCTCCAGGACCTGGGCTCCTCCCTCAGCAAGAGCATGGAGGGTCAGAGGGAGCTGGTCCAAAAG gtggAGGCCATGCAGAAGAGTGGGGAGATGCTGCGGGGTTTCCTGCTGCAAGAGATTGAGGACCTGAAGGAGGCCAGCGCGCTGGGCATCGGCGCCATGCAGGCGGAGCTCCACAAACACCAGGAGGACATCCGCCAGGCGCAGGAGGAGCACctggag tgGGTTCAGAAACGCTACCTGAAGCTGctccagtcctcctcctccctggagaAGCCCATGGAGAACCACCGCACCGACCTACTACa gaggtcCAGCAGAGTGTCGGAGCGTACCTCCTACCAGAtggacctcctctcctcctcctgtcgctCCGTGTCTTCGTCCCTGGTCCTCCTCGGCCAGGAGGGCCTGCAGGctctggaggaggtgaaggggggcgTTTCCTCCATGCAGAAGTCCACCGCAG gTCTGTTGGAGCGGGACTCAGCCTGGACCTCCAGGGCCGCCGAGCGAGTCGGCTCTCAGGCCCAGGAGGAGCTGGCCCTCCAGGGCCAGACCTCAGCCGCCGTCAAGGCCCTGCAGCAG GGTGTGGACGACCACTGCTCCAAGGTCCTCCAGGAGTCCGGACAGCTGGAGCAACACCGGCAGCAAGCCAATGAAATGGCCCGAGAAACCCAGGAGCGTGTTTCCATGGACCGGGCAGGGCTAgagaagcagagggaggagcTACAGAACCACATGGACACCGGACGCCAGCTGGTGCACAACTTCCTGCAGGAGGAGCTACGACAGGATGTTCCTACAG gcTCCACCCCCCAGAGGAGGGAGTTCGTGTTCCCCCTGAAGGTGCAACGgctgaggagcagaggggagctCCTGGAGGGGCTGAGGAACCAGCAGGAGGCGCTGCGGAGCGCcctgaagaaggaggaggaggaggagcaggagcagggagGCCCGGCCAGCATG GACTCTCTGGAGGGTGAGCAGATGTCCGAGAGCATCGTCAGCGAGAGTTCGTACGTCGACGAGAACGTTTGCTGCAAGGACGGAGGGATCCCCTTCTTCAAG AAGAAGGAGGGCCGGAAGGCAGGGAAGAAGGTGAAGGAGCGCGAGCGTCCCGCTACGCCCAGGCAGTCCAGACTCCCGCTCCACCCCCACAACTGA